In Ursus arctos isolate Adak ecotype North America unplaced genomic scaffold, UrsArc2.0 scaffold_29, whole genome shotgun sequence, the following proteins share a genomic window:
- the GUCA1B gene encoding guanylyl cyclase-activating protein 2, whose product MGQQFSWEEAEAASEMDVAELQEWYKKFVVECPSGSLFMHEFKRFFKVTGNEEATQYVEGMFRAFDKNGDNTIDFLEYVAALNLVLRGTLEHKLKWTFKIYDKDRNGCIDRLELLDIVEAIYKLKKACRVEVESEQGQLLTPEEVVDRIFLLVDENGDGRLSLNEFIEGARRDKWVMKMLQMDVNPGGWVSQQRRKSAMF is encoded by the exons ATGGGGCAGCAGTTCAGCtgggaggaggcggaggcggccaGTGAGATGGACGTGGCCGAGCTCCAGGAGTGGTACAAGAAGTTCGTGGTGGAGTGCCCCAGCGGCTCTCTCTTCATGCACGAGTTCAAGCGCTTCTTCAAGGTCACAGGCAACGAGGAGGCCACCCAGTATGTAGAGGGCATGTTCCGAGCCTTCGACAAGAATGGG GACAACACCATCGACTTCCTGGAGTACGTGGCCGCTCTGAACCTCGTGCTGCGGGGCACCCTGGAGCACAAGCTGAAGTGGACCTTCAAGATCTACGACAAGGACCGCAACGGCTGCATCGACCGCCTGGAGCTGCTCGACATCGTGGAG GCCATCTACAAGCTGAAGAAAGCCTGCAGGGTGGAAGTGGAGTCTGAGCAGGGCCAGCTGCTCACACCCGAGGAGGTGGTGGACAGGATCTTCCTTCTGGTGGATGAGAACGGAGATG GCCGGCTGTCTCTGAACGAGTTCATCGAAGGTGCCCGCCGGGACAAGTGGGTGATGAAGATGCTGCAAATGGACGTGAATCCCGGTGGCTGGGTCTCTCAGCAGAGGCGGAAAAGTGCCATGTTCTGA